The following coding sequences lie in one Mycobacterium sp. DL440 genomic window:
- a CDS encoding NAD-dependent epimerase/dehydratase family protein, which translates to MGDASLTTELGRVLVTGGSGFVGANLVTELLDRGYAVRSFDRAPSPLGDHAGLEVIEGDICDKQTVATAVKDIDTIIHTAAIIDLMGGASVTEEYRQRSFAVNVEGTKNLVHAAQEAGVKRFVYTASNSVVMGGQDIVNGDETMPYTARFNDLYTETKVVAEKFVLAQNGEHGMLTCAIRPSGIWGRGDQTMFRKVFENVLAGHVKVLVGNKNIKLDNSYVHNLIHGFILAGQHLVPGGTAPGQAYFINDGEPINMFEFARPVLAACGRPLPTFRVSGRLVHKAMMAWQWLHFKFGLPEPLIEPLAVERLYLNNYFSIAKAKRDLGYEPLFTTERAMAECMPYYVDLFHQMESGPAKSSISA; encoded by the coding sequence ATGGGTGACGCATCTCTGACCACTGAACTCGGCCGCGTTCTGGTTACCGGCGGCTCCGGCTTCGTCGGTGCCAATCTGGTGACCGAACTGCTCGACCGCGGATACGCGGTGCGCTCCTTCGACCGCGCGCCGTCACCACTGGGCGATCACGCGGGCCTAGAGGTCATCGAGGGCGACATCTGCGACAAGCAGACCGTGGCCACAGCCGTCAAGGACATCGACACGATCATCCACACCGCGGCCATCATCGACCTGATGGGCGGCGCCTCGGTCACCGAGGAGTACCGGCAGCGCAGCTTCGCGGTCAACGTGGAAGGCACCAAGAACCTCGTGCACGCGGCGCAGGAGGCGGGCGTCAAACGCTTCGTCTACACCGCCTCCAACAGCGTGGTGATGGGCGGGCAGGACATCGTCAACGGCGATGAGACCATGCCGTACACCGCCCGGTTCAACGACCTCTACACCGAGACCAAGGTGGTCGCCGAGAAGTTCGTACTGGCACAGAACGGCGAACACGGCATGCTCACCTGCGCGATCCGCCCCAGCGGCATCTGGGGCCGCGGCGATCAGACGATGTTCCGCAAGGTGTTCGAGAACGTGCTCGCCGGACACGTCAAGGTGCTTGTCGGCAACAAGAACATCAAGCTGGACAACTCCTACGTGCACAACCTGATCCACGGGTTCATCCTGGCCGGCCAGCATCTGGTCCCCGGTGGCACCGCACCCGGTCAGGCCTACTTCATCAACGATGGCGAGCCCATCAACATGTTCGAGTTCGCCCGACCGGTGCTCGCGGCGTGCGGGCGTCCGCTGCCCACCTTCCGGGTGTCAGGGCGTCTGGTGCACAAGGCGATGATGGCCTGGCAGTGGCTGCACTTCAAGTTCGGTCTTCCTGAGCCGTTGATCGAACCCCTTGCGGTGGAACGGCTTTACCTCAACAACTACTTCTCGATCGCCAAGGCCAAGCGCGATCTGGGCTACGAGCCGTTGTTCACCACCGAGCGGGCGATGGCCGAGTGCATGCCGTACTACGTCGATCTGTTCCATCAGATGGAGTCCGGGCCGGCCAAGTCGTCCATCTCCGCGTAA
- a CDS encoding dsRBD fold-containing protein: MYDKDLTNKWLVEIEFSEDEIHTHASARAQVRDDTMSTTGDAYRNPRDPGAPMIGEEIAAARALIALGSDLLRAASARIEQSTHHSVHLYR; this comes from the coding sequence ATGTATGACAAGGATCTGACCAACAAATGGCTCGTCGAGATCGAGTTCTCCGAGGATGAGATCCACACCCACGCGTCGGCCCGGGCGCAGGTGCGCGACGACACCATGTCCACCACCGGAGATGCCTACCGCAACCCGAGAGACCCGGGCGCGCCGATGATCGGCGAGGAGATCGCGGCGGCCCGCGCGCTCATCGCATTGGGCAGCGATCTACTCCGTGCTGCGTCGGCCCGTATCGAGCAGTCCACGCACCATTCGGTGCACCTGTACCGCTGA
- a CDS encoding tellurite resistance/C4-dicarboxylate transporter family protein, whose translation MSEPTVREAVRTLHPGYFALVMATGIMSIALTYHRAHAVSVVLLWVAAIAYVVLVMLTVVRIITARRLFMADLTDPRRGFAMFTFVAATCVVGTRLAADGHYGLAFGLLAVGWVAWMVLGYVVPWTAVLGQAARPVLQSANGTWFIWVVASQSIAVLAAALQPEIAVGRSELALLAVFSWSVGIFLYGAAGIFVAVRMLVYPLLPTDLTPPYWVAMGATAITVVAGARIVEMADAPMVAATRGLIAGTSVFFWAFGTWLIPPLIAAGIWRHWVHRIPLRYDATLWSVVFPLGMYGVGGHYLGQADQLPIVERIGYVESWIALAVWAVVFVAMLRHLFLTLGPGVRDVSGAPLEVEGD comes from the coding sequence ATGAGTGAGCCGACAGTCCGCGAGGCAGTGCGCACCCTGCATCCCGGTTACTTCGCTCTCGTAATGGCCACCGGAATCATGTCCATCGCATTGACATACCACCGTGCCCATGCGGTTTCGGTGGTGCTGCTGTGGGTCGCGGCCATTGCCTACGTGGTTCTGGTGATGCTGACGGTCGTACGCATCATCACCGCTCGCCGGTTGTTCATGGCCGATCTGACCGATCCCCGACGGGGTTTCGCGATGTTCACGTTCGTGGCCGCGACCTGCGTGGTCGGCACGCGCCTGGCCGCCGACGGCCACTACGGGCTGGCGTTCGGGCTTCTGGCCGTTGGCTGGGTCGCGTGGATGGTCCTCGGCTACGTGGTGCCGTGGACGGCGGTTCTCGGCCAGGCCGCCCGACCGGTGCTGCAGAGCGCCAACGGCACCTGGTTCATCTGGGTGGTGGCCAGCCAGTCCATCGCGGTGCTGGCCGCGGCGTTACAGCCCGAAATAGCCGTGGGGCGTTCGGAATTGGCGTTGTTGGCGGTGTTCTCGTGGTCGGTCGGGATCTTCCTCTACGGCGCAGCGGGCATCTTCGTCGCCGTCCGGATGCTGGTGTACCCGCTGCTGCCCACCGATCTCACACCGCCGTACTGGGTGGCGATGGGAGCCACCGCCATCACTGTGGTGGCCGGCGCCCGGATCGTGGAGATGGCGGACGCACCCATGGTCGCGGCGACTCGCGGCCTGATCGCGGGAACTTCGGTCTTCTTCTGGGCCTTCGGTACCTGGCTCATTCCCCCGTTGATCGCGGCCGGGATCTGGCGCCACTGGGTTCATCGCATTCCGTTGCGCTACGACGCCACCCTGTGGAGTGTGGTCTTCCCCCTCGGCATGTACGGCGTCGGCGGCCACTACCTCGGTCAGGCCGATCAGTTGCCGATCGTGGAGCGCATCGGTTACGTCGAGAGCTGGATCGCACTGGCGGTGTGGGCGGTGGTATTCGTGGCCATGCTGCGCCACTTATTCCTCACCCTCGGGCCTGGTGTCAGGGACGTATCCGGCGCACCCTTAGAGGTGGAGGGTGATTGA
- a CDS encoding TetR/AcrR family transcriptional regulator translates to MSPGRTDWLVGSDRRVEAAERIYTAAAEMAARDGFDALDIDALAARVHCSRATVYRHAGGKAQIRDAVLARLAASIVGEVRRAVDGLAGAQRVLTAVTVALQRIRADPMFDLLLGSLRSGGGMADLTQSPVPAAFATELTGLGEDDPAAAAWIVRLVLSLLVWPGDDEAAEQEVLRRFVAPAFGEAQP, encoded by the coding sequence ATGTCTCCCGGGCGCACGGACTGGTTGGTCGGGAGCGACCGACGTGTCGAGGCCGCCGAGCGCATCTACACCGCGGCGGCCGAGATGGCGGCCCGCGACGGGTTTGACGCACTGGACATCGACGCGCTGGCGGCCCGGGTGCACTGCTCGCGCGCGACGGTTTACCGGCACGCCGGTGGCAAGGCGCAGATTCGCGACGCCGTATTGGCCAGGCTGGCCGCCTCGATCGTGGGGGAGGTGCGTCGCGCGGTCGACGGTCTGGCCGGAGCGCAGCGGGTGTTGACCGCCGTTACCGTTGCGCTGCAACGCATCCGGGCCGATCCGATGTTCGATCTGCTCCTCGGATCACTGCGCAGCGGCGGCGGGATGGCGGACCTGACGCAATCGCCGGTGCCTGCCGCGTTCGCCACCGAACTCACCGGTCTGGGCGAGGACGACCCCGCGGCCGCGGCATGGATCGTGCGCCTGGTGCTGTCACTGCTGGTCTGGCCGGGTGACGATGAGGCCGCCGAGCAGGAGGTGTTACGGCGCTTCGTTGCCCCGGCGTTCGGTGAGGCCCAACCCTAA
- a CDS encoding cytochrome P450 has translation MLLAHELFEPACLQDPYPLYERLRAHAPVAQVGDSPFFVVSSFDAVIDATVRMHEFSSNLTATMWSQPDGTVTAFSMGEPGAPIHVLATADDPAHAAHRKLVLPRMAAKRISELEPFIAATAADLLSGAAAEFEWMSAVADRLPMLVVARLLGLPAEDVDRLVTWAYASTQLLDGLVDAEQLTTSGIAAVKLGGYLTDRFVEASANPGENLLGDLATYCAAERVPQDTAVFMLIQLVGAGGESTASLIGSAVGILSRRPEVAERLRRDPAMITPFLEEVLRFESPFRGHYRHVLADAELAGVTLPADSHLLLLWGAANRDEAVFEDPNVFRLDRPNIKNHLAFGKGGHFCLGAALARLEARIVLSSLLTIADTISPAGDAEWQPSLLVRRLRQLPLSLR, from the coding sequence ATGCTCCTGGCACACGAACTGTTCGAGCCCGCCTGCCTGCAGGATCCGTATCCGCTCTATGAGCGGCTGCGGGCCCACGCACCGGTGGCACAGGTCGGCGACTCGCCGTTCTTCGTGGTGAGCTCGTTCGACGCCGTCATCGACGCCACAGTGCGCATGCACGAGTTCTCGTCGAACCTCACCGCGACCATGTGGTCCCAGCCCGACGGCACTGTCACCGCGTTCAGCATGGGTGAGCCGGGCGCCCCCATCCACGTCCTGGCCACCGCTGACGATCCGGCTCACGCCGCCCACCGCAAACTGGTGCTGCCACGGATGGCGGCCAAGCGGATCTCTGAGCTCGAGCCCTTCATCGCCGCCACTGCCGCGGACCTGCTCTCCGGGGCCGCCGCGGAGTTCGAGTGGATGTCCGCAGTGGCCGACCGGCTGCCTATGTTGGTGGTCGCGCGGCTGCTGGGCTTGCCGGCTGAGGACGTGGACCGGCTGGTGACGTGGGCCTATGCCAGCACTCAACTCCTGGACGGCCTGGTCGACGCCGAACAGCTGACGACATCGGGGATCGCGGCTGTCAAACTCGGCGGTTACCTGACCGACCGGTTCGTCGAAGCGTCGGCAAATCCTGGCGAGAATCTGCTGGGCGACCTGGCGACCTACTGTGCGGCCGAGCGCGTACCCCAAGACACGGCGGTGTTCATGCTGATCCAGCTGGTGGGTGCAGGAGGCGAATCGACCGCGTCGTTGATCGGCAGCGCCGTCGGGATCCTGAGCCGACGCCCCGAGGTCGCCGAACGGCTGCGCCGGGATCCCGCAATGATCACGCCGTTCCTGGAAGAGGTGTTGCGGTTCGAGTCCCCGTTCCGGGGCCACTATCGGCATGTACTGGCCGATGCCGAACTGGCAGGCGTCACGCTGCCCGCAGACAGCCACCTACTGCTGCTGTGGGGCGCGGCCAACCGGGATGAGGCAGTCTTCGAGGATCCGAACGTGTTCCGGCTGGATCGGCCGAATATCAAGAATCACTTGGCATTCGGGAAGGGCGGGCACTTCTGCCTCGGGGCCGCACTGGCCCGGCTCGAAGCCCGGATCGTGCTCTCGTCACTACTGACCATCGCCGACACCATCAGCCCAGCAGGCGATGCCGAGTGGCAGCCCAGCCTCTTGGTGCGGCGGTTACGTCAGCTTCCGCTGAGCCTGCGGTGA
- a CDS encoding NAD(P)-dependent oxidoreductase — protein MSDAVLVTGAFGLVGSAVVKTLAAGGRTVVATDLDVPANRKAAAALSTSVEVRWADLTDSAAVDALVEAVAPAAIIHLAAIIPPFCYMRRGLARKVNVEATGSLLRAAEAQPTPPRFVQASSIAVYGARNPHHIEDVLTPDTPTNASDIYGAHKVEAEALVRASKLDWLILRLGGVMSSQFSLDMDVDLISFESVLPTDGRLQTVDVRDVAAAFVAATTVPTDTANHEVLLIGGDAETHRHIQSAVGSQAAAAMGIKGGLPIGRPGNPDNDAAWFATDWMDTTRAQEVLGFQHHSWPQLLADTRANAGLKRFPIGLAAPLIRAFLRSKSAYKDYPGELADPWNAIDKKWGDHRPDGSRA, from the coding sequence ATGTCCGACGCTGTTTTGGTTACCGGCGCGTTCGGTTTGGTGGGCTCGGCCGTGGTGAAGACGCTGGCCGCCGGCGGACGCACGGTGGTCGCGACCGATCTCGATGTGCCCGCCAACCGCAAGGCCGCGGCCGCACTCTCCACTTCTGTTGAGGTGCGCTGGGCCGATCTGACCGATTCCGCCGCGGTCGATGCCCTGGTGGAGGCGGTCGCGCCCGCCGCGATCATCCACCTCGCCGCGATCATCCCGCCGTTCTGCTACATGCGCCGCGGCCTGGCCCGCAAGGTGAACGTCGAGGCCACGGGGTCGCTGCTGCGAGCCGCCGAGGCCCAGCCCACGCCACCCCGGTTCGTCCAGGCCTCCAGCATCGCGGTGTACGGCGCCCGCAATCCGCACCACATCGAGGATGTGCTGACCCCCGACACCCCGACCAACGCATCCGACATCTACGGCGCGCACAAGGTCGAGGCCGAAGCCCTGGTCCGGGCCTCGAAGCTGGACTGGCTGATCCTGCGCCTCGGCGGGGTGATGAGCTCACAGTTCAGCCTCGACATGGACGTCGACCTCATCTCGTTCGAGAGCGTGCTGCCCACCGACGGCCGGCTCCAGACCGTCGATGTACGCGATGTCGCGGCCGCCTTCGTCGCGGCCACCACGGTCCCGACCGACACCGCCAATCACGAGGTGCTGCTGATCGGCGGCGATGCCGAAACGCACCGGCACATCCAGTCCGCTGTCGGTTCGCAAGCGGCCGCCGCGATGGGCATCAAAGGTGGCCTGCCCATCGGCCGGCCCGGCAACCCCGACAATGACGCCGCCTGGTTCGCCACCGACTGGATGGACACCACGCGGGCACAGGAGGTGCTCGGGTTCCAACATCATTCGTGGCCGCAGCTCCTGGCAGACACCAGGGCGAACGCGGGACTGAAGCGTTTTCCGATCGGCCTCGCGGCGCCGCTGATTCGCGCGTTCCTGCGGTCGAAGTCCGCCTACAAGGACTATCCCGGAGAGTTGGCCGACCCGTGGAACGCCATCGACAAGAAGTGGGGCGACCACCGCCCGGATGGGAGTCGGGCATGA
- a CDS encoding SDR family NAD(P)-dependent oxidoreductase: protein MTTARVAIVIGGASGIGWASAQALADDGCRLVVADRDADGAAARAAQLGAPHTSHYADVTDESSVEKLFEDVAAVGPIDVVLNCAGFSNVGLITDLAVEDFRSVVDVCLNGGFIVAKHAGRVLPEGGVLVSISSLNGRQPAAGMSAYCAAKAGLSMLTQVAALELGARGIRVNAIAPGFVKTPLTDPAAMIPGVVEEYIENTALGRTGTPEDIAAAVVFVCSPQASWLTGEVLDLNGGAHLKRYPDVLGHVMKLAQG from the coding sequence ATGACCACGGCACGCGTCGCCATCGTCATCGGCGGAGCTTCGGGGATCGGCTGGGCCAGCGCCCAGGCCCTGGCGGATGACGGCTGCCGCCTCGTGGTGGCCGACCGTGACGCTGACGGAGCGGCGGCCCGGGCCGCTCAGCTCGGTGCGCCGCACACGAGCCACTACGCCGACGTCACCGACGAGAGCTCGGTGGAGAAGCTGTTCGAGGACGTCGCGGCGGTCGGCCCAATCGATGTAGTGCTCAACTGCGCGGGGTTCAGCAATGTCGGCCTGATCACCGACCTGGCGGTCGAGGACTTCCGCTCTGTCGTCGACGTCTGCCTCAACGGTGGATTCATCGTCGCCAAGCACGCCGGCCGAGTCCTGCCCGAAGGCGGTGTCCTGGTGTCGATTTCGTCGCTGAACGGCCGCCAGCCCGCGGCCGGGATGAGTGCCTACTGCGCGGCCAAGGCCGGGTTGTCGATGCTGACGCAGGTGGCGGCACTGGAACTCGGGGCGCGTGGCATCCGGGTCAACGCCATCGCCCCGGGCTTCGTGAAGACTCCGCTGACCGACCCCGCCGCGATGATCCCCGGTGTGGTCGAGGAGTACATCGAGAACACCGCCCTGGGCCGCACCGGAACGCCCGAGGACATCGCCGCCGCGGTCGTGTTCGTGTGTTCCCCGCAGGCGTCGTGGCTGACCGGCGAGGTGCTCGACCTCAATGGCGGCGCACATCTCAAGCGCTACCCCGACGTGCTCGGCCACGTGATGAAGCTGGCCCAGGGATGA
- a CDS encoding SDR family oxidoreductase, translating into MKSGLAGKQAIVTGAGSGIGAALCRALAADGAEVLCTDIDGKAASGTATPLGARSAQLDVTDAAAVQAAVDGVVERAGRLDLMFNNAGIVWGGDTELLTLDQWNAIIDVNVRGVVHGVAAAYPQMIRQGHGHIVNTASMAGLAAAGQLTSYVMTKHAVVGLSLALRSEAAAHGVGVLAVCPAAVETPILDKGAVGGFVGRDYFLQGQGVKTAYDADRLAADTLRAVAGNKAILVKPRRAHASWIFARLAPGLMQRLSMKFVASQRAGQAARRSDLGPSVTLE; encoded by the coding sequence ATGAAATCAGGCCTGGCCGGCAAGCAGGCGATCGTCACCGGTGCCGGATCCGGCATCGGTGCGGCGCTGTGCCGCGCGCTGGCGGCCGACGGCGCGGAGGTGCTGTGCACCGACATCGACGGCAAGGCTGCCTCTGGAACCGCGACCCCACTCGGAGCGCGGTCGGCACAGCTCGACGTCACCGATGCGGCCGCCGTGCAGGCCGCGGTCGACGGCGTCGTCGAGCGGGCCGGACGGCTCGATCTGATGTTCAACAACGCGGGAATCGTCTGGGGCGGGGACACCGAACTGCTGACGCTGGACCAGTGGAACGCGATCATCGACGTCAACGTGCGCGGTGTCGTACACGGTGTCGCGGCGGCCTACCCGCAGATGATCCGGCAGGGGCACGGCCACATCGTCAACACCGCCTCGATGGCCGGTCTGGCTGCGGCGGGCCAGCTCACCAGTTATGTGATGACCAAGCACGCCGTCGTGGGGCTGTCCCTGGCCCTGCGATCCGAGGCTGCCGCCCACGGAGTGGGGGTGCTGGCCGTCTGCCCGGCCGCGGTGGAAACTCCCATCCTGGACAAAGGTGCGGTCGGCGGATTCGTCGGGCGCGACTACTTCTTGCAGGGCCAGGGCGTCAAGACCGCCTACGACGCCGACCGGTTGGCCGCCGACACACTGCGCGCCGTCGCGGGTAACAAGGCCATCCTCGTCAAACCCCGTCGCGCGCACGCCTCGTGGATCTTCGCCCGGCTGGCTCCGGGACTGATGCAGCGGCTCTCGATGAAGTTCGTTGCCTCACAGCGGGCCGGTCAGGCCGCCCGCCGCTCCGATCTGGGCCCCAGCGTCACGCTGGAGTGA
- a CDS encoding AI-2E family transporter, whose amino-acid sequence MKDEFTLTQRRALAVITVLAVLLGAYFLRGFFVLIVMAAVGAYLFTPLYQRFQRRLGTGFSATLTVLVAILMVIIPVSLVVFMGIVQVTQLVNTVSTWLGDTDVSTLGDRALKLANSLLDKVPFLDIHLTADSLRDSVVKVSQHVGQGLLGILQGAVGSLVGAITGSIIFLYVFISLLVHNDEVATLIRRLNPLGEEITDLYLAKTGAMVKGTVKGQFVIALCQGVAGAISIYIAGFHEGFFVFAILLTALSVIPLGGGIVTIPFGIGMMFFGNIIGGIFVVAFHLVVVTNIDNVLRPWLVPKAARLDPALMLLAVFAGISMFGFFGIVIGPVLMIIIVTTVSVYLAVYKGVELDTAENDAPGPSPWRRLWAWIQKRLGHKKDAPGAESEAEAEAETDAKPSDASA is encoded by the coding sequence ATGAAAGACGAGTTCACCCTCACCCAGAGGCGGGCGCTGGCGGTCATCACAGTGCTGGCCGTCCTGCTCGGGGCCTACTTTTTGCGCGGCTTTTTCGTTCTGATCGTGATGGCCGCGGTCGGCGCCTACCTGTTCACCCCGCTCTACCAACGGTTTCAGCGCCGATTGGGTACCGGCTTCTCGGCCACGCTGACGGTGTTGGTCGCCATCCTGATGGTGATCATCCCGGTGTCGCTGGTGGTGTTCATGGGCATCGTGCAGGTCACCCAGCTCGTGAACACGGTCAGCACCTGGCTCGGCGACACCGATGTCAGCACGCTCGGGGACCGCGCGCTGAAACTGGCCAACTCACTGCTCGACAAGGTGCCCTTCCTCGACATCCACCTCACCGCAGATTCGTTGCGCGACAGCGTGGTCAAGGTGTCCCAGCACGTCGGCCAAGGTCTGCTGGGCATCCTGCAGGGCGCGGTCGGCAGCTTGGTCGGTGCGATCACCGGCTCGATCATCTTCCTGTACGTGTTCATCTCGCTGCTGGTACACAACGACGAGGTGGCCACCCTGATCCGGCGGCTCAACCCGCTCGGCGAGGAGATCACCGACCTGTACCTCGCCAAGACCGGCGCCATGGTGAAGGGAACCGTCAAGGGCCAGTTCGTGATCGCGCTCTGCCAGGGCGTGGCCGGAGCCATCTCGATCTACATCGCCGGCTTCCACGAAGGCTTCTTCGTCTTCGCGATCCTGCTGACCGCGCTGTCGGTGATCCCACTCGGCGGCGGCATCGTGACGATCCCGTTCGGCATCGGAATGATGTTCTTCGGCAACATCATCGGCGGCATCTTCGTGGTGGCGTTCCACCTGGTGGTGGTCACCAACATTGATAACGTGCTGCGCCCGTGGCTGGTGCCCAAGGCGGCCCGGCTGGACCCGGCGCTGATGCTCCTGGCGGTGTTCGCCGGCATCTCCATGTTCGGCTTCTTCGGTATCGTGATCGGGCCGGTCCTGATGATCATCATCGTCACCACCGTCAGCGTGTACCTGGCGGTCTACAAGGGCGTCGAGCTCGATACCGCCGAAAACGACGCACCGGGTCCGAGCCCGTGGCGACGGCTGTGGGCCTGGATTCAGAAGCGGCTCGGACACAAAAAGGATGCGCCCGGAGCCGAATCCGAGGCTGAGGCTGAGGCCGAAACCGATGCCAAGCCGTCGGACGCCTCTGCCTAA
- a CDS encoding dienelactone hydrolase family protein → MSSPVADLTGWTATPFTAADQTYDVYRKGDGPGVVLIPEIPGLHPGVLALGNHLVDNGFTVAAPSLFGTPGAAAVRPGAIPVMLKACVTKEFAAFATNADRPVAHYLRALARDLNAGTPGKGVGVIGQCFTGGFALAAAVDDSVLAPVLSQPSVPIALTAAQKRDPGMSESELKVIEQRVANDGLCALALRFSQDRMAPGERFATLKARLGDAFEVIEINSKKGNPDGLSASAHSVLTDQVREVDGHPAYEARKRVVAFLTERLSAD, encoded by the coding sequence TTGTCGTCGCCAGTTGCGGATCTCACCGGTTGGACCGCCACCCCCTTCACCGCCGCCGATCAGACCTATGACGTGTACCGCAAGGGTGACGGCCCCGGTGTGGTCTTGATTCCCGAGATCCCGGGCCTGCATCCCGGCGTGCTCGCGCTGGGCAATCATCTGGTGGACAACGGCTTCACGGTGGCCGCACCGTCACTGTTCGGCACCCCGGGCGCGGCCGCCGTACGCCCTGGCGCGATCCCGGTCATGTTAAAAGCTTGCGTCACAAAGGAATTCGCGGCGTTTGCGACGAACGCCGACCGGCCCGTCGCGCATTACCTGCGGGCCCTGGCGCGCGATCTCAACGCCGGCACCCCCGGTAAGGGCGTCGGCGTCATCGGACAGTGCTTCACGGGCGGGTTCGCGCTCGCCGCCGCGGTCGACGACAGTGTGCTGGCCCCGGTGCTCAGCCAGCCGTCGGTGCCGATCGCCCTGACCGCGGCGCAGAAACGGGATCCGGGCATGTCGGAGTCCGAGCTCAAGGTCATCGAACAGCGTGTTGCCAATGACGGGCTGTGCGCGCTGGCCCTGCGGTTCAGCCAGGACCGGATGGCGCCGGGCGAGCGGTTCGCCACCCTCAAGGCCCGGCTCGGTGACGCGTTCGAGGTCATCGAGATCAACTCGAAGAAGGGCAACCCCGACGGGCTGTCGGCGTCGGCGCACTCGGTGCTGACCGATCAGGTGCGCGAGGTCGACGGGCATCCCGCGTATGAGGCGCGCAAGCGGGTGGTGGCTTTCCTCACCGAGCGGCTGAGCGCGGATTAG
- a CDS encoding DUF4245 domain-containing protein: MSSEPTSQPTPVPKPAKSRLLQDGRDMFWSMAPLVVACIVLAGMLGMCSFQAGGPGPGPAPEFDAPAALQADADTLKIPIRMPQLPEGWQPNSGSRHGIDGGLTLPDGQHGRAVSSRIGYLAPDGKYLSLTQSNAEESALVASIKPDSYASGTQDVDGVTWVVYESSDPEPVWTTKLSGPAQVAITGAAGTDEYRTLASATQKQSPLPLKRP, from the coding sequence ATGTCCTCTGAGCCGACCTCCCAGCCGACCCCGGTCCCGAAACCGGCGAAGTCGCGGTTACTGCAGGACGGCCGGGACATGTTCTGGTCCATGGCACCGCTGGTGGTGGCCTGCATCGTGTTGGCCGGGATGCTCGGAATGTGCTCGTTTCAGGCGGGTGGGCCTGGGCCCGGCCCCGCCCCCGAATTTGATGCGCCGGCTGCCCTGCAGGCCGACGCCGACACGTTGAAGATCCCGATCCGGATGCCCCAGCTACCCGAGGGCTGGCAGCCGAACTCGGGCAGCCGCCACGGCATCGACGGCGGGCTGACGCTGCCCGACGGCCAGCATGGCCGCGCGGTATCCTCGCGTATCGGTTACCTGGCGCCTGACGGCAAGTACCTGAGCCTGACCCAGAGCAATGCCGAGGAGTCCGCCCTGGTGGCGTCGATCAAGCCGGATTCGTATGCGTCGGGCACCCAGGACGTCGACGGGGTGACCTGGGTGGTCTACGAGAGCAGCGACCCGGAACCGGTGTGGACGACGAAGCTGAGCGGGCCGGCGCAGGTCGCCATTACCGGCGCAGCTGGTACCGATGAGTACCGTACGCTGGCGAGTGCGACGCAGAAGCAGTCGCCGCTGCCGCTCAAGAGGCCGTGA
- the glpX gene encoding class II fructose-bisphosphatase: MSPTRGEAPDRNLALELVRVTEAGAMAAGRWVGRGDKEGGDGAAVDAMRELVNSVSMRGVVVIGEGEKDEAPMLFNGEEVGNGDGPECDFAVDPVDGTTLMSKGMPNAISVLAVAERGAMFDPSAVFYMNKIAVGPECADAIDITAPIGENIRRVAKVRGASVSDLTVCILDRPRHAQLIEDARAAGARIRLITDGDVAGAISACRPNSGTDILAGIGGTPEGIIAAAAIRCMGGAIQAQLAPTDDAERQKALDAGYDLDQVLSTDDLVSGDNVFFCATGVTDGDLLKGVQYYPGGCTTQSIVMRSKSGTVRMIEAYHRLTKLNEYSAIDFTGDKTAAYPLP; encoded by the coding sequence ATGAGTCCCACGCGGGGAGAAGCCCCGGATCGCAACCTTGCCCTCGAACTCGTCCGGGTGACCGAGGCCGGCGCCATGGCAGCAGGCCGCTGGGTCGGCCGCGGCGACAAGGAAGGCGGCGACGGGGCCGCTGTCGACGCCATGCGTGAGCTGGTCAACTCGGTGTCGATGCGTGGCGTCGTGGTGATCGGTGAGGGCGAGAAAGACGAAGCTCCGATGCTCTTCAACGGTGAAGAGGTCGGCAACGGCGACGGGCCGGAGTGCGATTTCGCCGTCGACCCGGTGGACGGCACCACGCTGATGAGCAAGGGCATGCCCAATGCCATCTCGGTGCTCGCCGTCGCCGAGCGCGGCGCGATGTTCGATCCGTCCGCGGTGTTCTACATGAACAAGATCGCCGTCGGCCCCGAGTGCGCCGACGCCATCGACATCACCGCCCCGATCGGCGAGAACATCCGGCGGGTGGCCAAGGTGCGCGGTGCCTCGGTGAGCGACCTGACCGTGTGCATCCTCGACCGTCCGCGCCACGCCCAACTGATCGAGGATGCCCGCGCCGCGGGCGCCCGCATCCGGCTGATCACCGACGGCGACGTCGCCGGCGCCATCTCGGCCTGCCGCCCCAACTCCGGCACCGACATCCTGGCCGGTATCGGCGGCACCCCCGAGGGCATCATCGCCGCAGCGGCCATTCGTTGTATGGGTGGCGCGATCCAGGCCCAGCTGGCCCCGACCGACGACGCCGAACGTCAGAAGGCCCTGGACGCCGGCTACGACCTGGACCAGGTCCTGTCGACCGACGATCTGGTCTCAGGTGACAATGTCTTCTTCTGTGCCACCGGCGTCACCGACGGTGACCTGCTCAAGGGCGTGCAGTACTACCCGGGCGGATGCACCACTCAATCCATCGTGATGCGGTCCAAGTCCGGCACCGTCCGGATGATCGAGGCCTACCACCGGCTCACGAAACTCAACGAGTACTCCGCCATCGACTTCACCGGCGACAAGACCGCCGCCTACCCGCTCCCGTAA